A single window of Flagellimonas maritima DNA harbors:
- a CDS encoding glycoside hydrolase family 2 TIM barrel-domain containing protein, producing MKNNFVRLLLFMFTTGLFAQADRVSVVTNEDGMKLVVNGEDFMINGMNWDYIPIGTNTVNAAFWEKPDDIIKAGLDTEMSLLKNMNVNVIRQYTGVPAKWIQYIYENYGIYTMLNHSFGRYGLTLNGVWTPVTIYDDPTTQEFLMSEMEELVNGYKDTPGLLLYLLGNENNYGLFWAGAETEDFPDDQGRIDFIGESRGRPMYKLMNEAAKKMKAMDASHPVALCNGDVLFIDIIAEECKDVDIYGTNTYRGASFGDMFQVVKDKLNKPVMFTEFGADAFNAIENKEDQYSQAYYMVENWKEIYENAAGIGKAGNSIGGFTFQFSDGWWKFGFDDRANADVHDNNASWSNGGYARDLASPGTNNMNEEWFGITAKGATNPRGLYELYPRAAYYALKEAHQLNPYEEGVDLAFIDNHFDNIELMDAVLKARGDKAALNGEQSNLLRISNLTARLSTFSTGGSLITTPDNPDPDDAITFPNQLGFDHMQSYFIGVEGNPAPNMRAEVNFNVVGNVAQNPINEIFYENRARPILVNTPEGDVPLVDNNRVAVYQAEFEWNAKEFDLRGFYRTGHYHWGYEGDFFGLYPEANYGPNLDIYNGEILGAEIDGKGPLKGLKAAIGPQLWWGANPTMLFKYKRHIGKFDVTGIYHRDFETEIVFDENGRRVLDVNQLRSGVVPPWPTERATLAIEREFGKVGVMVGGIWAGSPLNGTSFQDVRGTPGNYVVFEDRIQAEDNWGGKIKVTYEGGKFNWYGQASAMGLIANGGADQTMTFTGWKLRDTGSGNVTSVFSGFTIAAGNFQIAPNFMWQKPLVDAIPRDVQAPGRLRNIIDDPFSVRWNRETTAGELLLTFDPTPGTWMYEWDNDRSEDAKFAMNLGFVYRHLPTTMDAHIGFLADRTIFSFPNSAPAQDLWEIHSRMVSKLSPELGLIGNFYYGNGQANGDSDRLIKRFGGDIRGIYKKMKLETHVRVNDWGPFDYHRDFNLTFPLQLMLDLSTTLGKPDWFILPSTQIGIRGTWRSLNQFSPRFAPNAAEEFATEPTISPVGFGNGSEWEIMTYVHINIGK from the coding sequence ATGAAAAACAATTTTGTGAGACTACTCCTCTTCATGTTCACGACAGGACTGTTTGCTCAAGCCGATAGAGTATCAGTCGTAACTAATGAAGATGGGATGAAGTTGGTCGTCAATGGAGAGGATTTCATGATCAACGGCATGAATTGGGATTATATTCCAATAGGAACCAACACGGTCAACGCAGCGTTTTGGGAAAAACCAGATGACATTATCAAAGCTGGGCTGGACACAGAAATGTCGCTTCTTAAAAACATGAATGTCAATGTTATTAGACAGTATACCGGCGTACCTGCAAAATGGATTCAATACATCTATGAAAATTATGGGATTTATACCATGCTCAACCATTCCTTTGGACGCTACGGGCTTACGTTAAATGGTGTATGGACCCCTGTAACCATTTATGATGATCCTACAACACAAGAGTTCTTGATGTCCGAGATGGAAGAGCTTGTCAACGGGTACAAAGACACACCTGGACTTTTACTTTATCTTTTGGGAAATGAGAACAATTATGGGCTATTCTGGGCTGGTGCAGAAACCGAAGACTTTCCAGATGATCAAGGAAGAATAGATTTTATAGGAGAAAGTCGGGGTAGGCCCATGTATAAACTCATGAACGAAGCAGCAAAGAAAATGAAAGCTATGGATGCATCCCATCCCGTTGCACTCTGTAATGGCGATGTGCTCTTCATAGATATCATTGCAGAAGAATGCAAGGATGTGGATATCTACGGAACCAACACCTATCGAGGAGCTTCATTTGGGGATATGTTTCAAGTAGTAAAGGATAAACTGAATAAGCCTGTTATGTTCACGGAGTTTGGAGCGGATGCATTTAACGCCATTGAAAACAAGGAAGATCAATATTCACAGGCATATTACATGGTAGAAAACTGGAAAGAAATCTATGAGAATGCTGCAGGAATAGGCAAAGCTGGAAACTCTATCGGAGGATTTACGTTTCAATTCAGCGATGGCTGGTGGAAATTTGGTTTTGATGACAGAGCAAATGCAGACGTACACGATAATAATGCTTCATGGTCCAATGGAGGCTATGCAAGGGATTTGGCATCACCGGGTACCAACAACATGAACGAAGAATGGTTTGGAATCACTGCAAAAGGTGCAACCAATCCAAGAGGGCTTTACGAACTTTATCCACGTGCAGCTTATTATGCACTTAAAGAGGCGCATCAATTAAATCCTTATGAAGAAGGTGTAGACCTTGCATTCATAGATAATCATTTTGATAACATAGAGTTGATGGATGCTGTTCTTAAAGCTCGTGGTGACAAAGCGGCCTTAAATGGGGAGCAAAGCAATTTACTTCGTATAAGCAATCTTACGGCAAGACTCTCAACTTTCAGTACGGGCGGTAGTTTGATTACGACACCGGATAACCCAGATCCAGACGACGCAATTACATTTCCAAATCAATTAGGGTTTGATCATATGCAATCCTACTTCATTGGAGTGGAAGGGAATCCAGCTCCAAATATGCGGGCCGAAGTGAATTTTAATGTAGTGGGCAATGTTGCCCAAAACCCCATCAATGAGATTTTTTATGAAAACAGGGCTAGACCGATTTTAGTGAATACACCAGAAGGCGATGTGCCGCTAGTTGATAATAACAGGGTGGCTGTTTACCAAGCAGAATTCGAGTGGAACGCAAAAGAGTTCGATTTAAGGGGTTTTTATAGAACTGGACACTACCACTGGGGGTATGAAGGGGACTTTTTTGGCCTGTATCCAGAAGCCAATTACGGACCTAACCTTGATATCTATAATGGAGAGATTTTAGGTGCCGAAATAGATGGAAAAGGACCCTTGAAAGGTTTAAAAGCTGCTATAGGGCCACAATTATGGTGGGGCGCTAATCCTACCATGCTTTTTAAGTACAAGAGACATATAGGGAAATTCGACGTTACAGGTATCTATCATAGGGATTTTGAAACTGAAATCGTTTTTGATGAAAACGGACGTAGGGTTTTGGATGTCAATCAACTACGAAGTGGTGTAGTTCCACCTTGGCCCACTGAAAGAGCAACATTGGCCATAGAACGGGAATTTGGAAAAGTTGGAGTTATGGTGGGCGGAATTTGGGCAGGAAGTCCATTGAACGGAACCTCTTTCCAAGATGTTAGGGGCACGCCTGGAAACTACGTTGTTTTTGAAGATAGAATCCAAGCCGAAGACAACTGGGGTGGTAAAATTAAGGTTACCTATGAAGGTGGAAAGTTCAATTGGTATGGACAAGCATCAGCCATGGGATTAATTGCCAATGGTGGTGCGGACCAAACGATGACTTTTACTGGTTGGAAATTAAGGGATACGGGAAGTGGTAATGTAACCAGTGTATTTTCTGGATTTACCATCGCAGCAGGAAATTTTCAGATTGCCCCCAATTTTATGTGGCAAAAACCATTAGTGGATGCCATACCACGAGATGTACAAGCCCCCGGTCGATTAAGAAATATAATTGATGATCCCTTTTCTGTGCGCTGGAATCGTGAAACCACGGCAGGGGAGCTATTATTAACTTTTGATCCAACACCCGGTACATGGATGTACGAGTGGGATAACGATAGGTCTGAAGATGCCAAGTTCGCTATGAACTTAGGCTTTGTATACCGCCACCTGCCAACTACCATGGATGCACATATTGGATTCTTGGCTGATCGTACCATTTTTTCTTTTCCGAATTCGGCGCCCGCACAAGACTTATGGGAAATACACTCAAGAATGGTTTCAAAGCTAAGCCCAGAATTGGGGTTGATAGGGAATTTTTACTACGGTAATGGACAGGCCAATGGTGATAGCGACAGATTAATAAAACGTTTTGGAGGGGATATCCGTGGCATTTATAAGAAAATGAAATTGGAAACGCATGTAAGAGTTAATGATTGGGGACCTTTTGATTACCATAGAGACTTCAACTTGACATTCCCATTACAGTTAATGTTGGATCTCTCTACCACCTTGGGCAAACCGGACTGGTTCATTTTACCAAGCACGCAAATAGGAATCCGCGGTACATGGAGGTCTTTAAATCAATTCTCACCAAGATTTGCTCCAAATGCTGCTGAAGAATTTGCGACAGAACCTACCATTAGCCCTGTTGGTTTTGGCAATGGTAGTGAATGGGAGATAATGACTTACGTACACATCAACATTGGCAAATAA